From the Amycolatopsis thermoflava N1165 genome, one window contains:
- the xylA gene encoding xylose isomerase, protein MVRQPTPEDKFSFGLWTVGWTGTDPFGGPSRPALDPWEYSDKLAELGAWGITFHDNDVFPFDADLATKQRLTGRLKDAADKAGLVIEMVTTNTFSHPVFKDGGLTSNDRGVRRFGLRKVLQAVDIAAEMGASTFVMWGGREGSEYDGSKDIHAAFERYKEGLDTVAGYIKSQGYGLRIGLEPKPNEPRGDIFLPTVGHALALIAQLEHGDIVGLNPETGHEQMANLNYTHALGQALWSGKLFHIDLNGQRGLKYDQDLAFGHGDLISAFFTVDLLENGFPGSPDAPRYTGPRHFDYKPSRTEYMDGIWDSARACMSTYLMLADKAKAFREDPRVREAWDRAGVLELAEPTLGAGESVADFLAADDGFDPEKAAQRDYGFVQLQQLALEHLIG, encoded by the coding sequence ATGGTGCGCCAACCGACCCCTGAGGACAAGTTCTCGTTCGGCCTGTGGACCGTGGGCTGGACTGGCACGGACCCCTTCGGCGGCCCGAGCCGCCCGGCGCTGGACCCGTGGGAGTACTCCGACAAGCTCGCCGAGCTGGGCGCGTGGGGCATCACGTTCCACGACAACGACGTCTTCCCCTTCGACGCCGACCTGGCCACGAAGCAGCGGCTCACCGGACGGCTCAAGGACGCCGCCGACAAGGCGGGCCTGGTGATCGAGATGGTCACCACCAACACCTTCAGCCACCCGGTGTTCAAGGACGGCGGCCTGACCTCCAACGACCGCGGCGTGCGCCGCTTCGGCCTGCGCAAGGTGCTGCAGGCGGTCGACATCGCCGCCGAGATGGGCGCGAGCACCTTCGTCATGTGGGGTGGCCGCGAAGGCTCCGAGTACGACGGTTCCAAGGACATCCACGCCGCGTTCGAGCGCTACAAGGAGGGCTTGGACACCGTCGCCGGCTACATCAAGTCGCAGGGCTACGGCCTGCGGATCGGCCTGGAACCCAAGCCGAACGAGCCGCGCGGCGACATCTTCCTGCCCACCGTCGGCCACGCGCTGGCGCTGATCGCGCAGCTGGAGCACGGCGACATCGTCGGCCTCAACCCGGAGACCGGGCACGAGCAGATGGCCAACCTCAACTACACGCACGCGCTGGGCCAGGCCCTGTGGAGCGGCAAGCTGTTCCACATCGACCTCAACGGCCAGCGCGGCCTCAAGTACGACCAGGACCTGGCGTTCGGCCACGGCGACCTGATCTCCGCGTTCTTCACGGTGGACCTGCTGGAGAACGGCTTCCCGGGCTCCCCGGACGCGCCCCGCTACACCGGCCCGCGGCACTTCGACTACAAGCCCTCGCGCACCGAATACATGGACGGCATCTGGGACTCGGCGCGGGCGTGCATGTCGACATATCTGATGCTGGCGGACAAGGCGAAGGCCTTCCGCGAGGACCCGCGCGTCCGCGAGGCGTGGGACCGGGCGGGGGTCCTCGAACTGGCCGAGCCGACGCTGGGCGCGGGCGAGTCGGTGGCGGACTTCCTGGCCGCCGACGACGGCTTCGACCCGGAGAAGGCGGCCCAGCGCGACTACGGGTTCGTCCAGCTGCAGCAGCTCGCGCTCGAGCACCTGATCGGCTGA
- a CDS encoding ROK family protein → MTALDQQTSARQSSLRASNLALVARTVCASARPLSRADVAAATSMTRTTATRLADELVAGGVLGEIEPDGGGRRGRPATPLVPGSRLAAVGLQVNAGFLAVRVVDLRGRVVAESLEYADLVESDPEATLDRLGALSARVLAGLPEGLRLVGAGLALPGIVAAATGTLLRAPNLGWSGVRPAELLDPAAVAGLPLRVGNEASLAARTVAEVAPGRPGPFPDFVYLSGEIGIGGAAVVGGEVMAGRHGWAGEIGHVCVDPAGPACRCGSTGCLETYAGRDALLAAAGLTPASTPAHLAELAAAGDARGREAVTAAAQALGVALAGVINVLDIPTVVLGGHLAQVADLLRPELESRLRERVLSARWTPPAIHAAKNIPAPGATGAAYRELAGVLTDPARWLP, encoded by the coding sequence GTGACCGCCCTCGATCAGCAGACGAGCGCCCGCCAGTCCAGCCTGCGGGCGAGCAACCTGGCGCTGGTGGCGCGCACCGTGTGTGCGTCCGCCCGGCCGTTGTCGCGGGCGGACGTGGCGGCGGCGACCTCGATGACCCGCACCACCGCCACGCGGCTGGCCGACGAGCTGGTCGCGGGCGGGGTGCTCGGCGAGATCGAGCCGGACGGCGGCGGCAGGCGCGGCCGTCCGGCCACTCCCCTGGTGCCCGGCTCCCGGCTGGCCGCGGTCGGGCTGCAGGTCAACGCCGGGTTCCTCGCCGTGCGGGTGGTCGACCTGCGGGGCCGCGTGGTCGCCGAGTCGCTGGAGTACGCCGACCTGGTGGAAAGCGATCCGGAAGCGACCCTGGACCGGCTGGGCGCGCTGTCCGCACGGGTGCTGGCGGGGCTGCCAGAAGGCCTGCGGCTGGTCGGGGCGGGCCTGGCGCTGCCCGGCATCGTCGCGGCCGCCACCGGCACCCTGCTGCGCGCGCCGAACCTCGGCTGGTCCGGCGTGCGGCCCGCGGAGCTGCTCGACCCGGCCGCGGTGGCCGGACTGCCGCTGCGGGTGGGCAACGAGGCCAGCCTCGCGGCCCGCACGGTCGCCGAGGTCGCGCCGGGGCGGCCGGGCCCGTTCCCGGACTTCGTGTACCTGTCAGGCGAGATCGGCATCGGCGGCGCGGCCGTCGTCGGTGGCGAGGTGATGGCCGGGCGGCACGGGTGGGCGGGCGAGATCGGCCACGTGTGCGTCGACCCGGCCGGCCCGGCCTGCCGCTGCGGGTCGACGGGTTGCCTGGAGACCTACGCCGGCCGGGACGCGCTGCTCGCCGCCGCCGGCCTGACACCCGCGTCGACCCCGGCGCACCTGGCGGAACTCGCCGCTGCGGGCGACGCGCGGGGGCGGGAGGCGGTGACCGCTGCGGCACAGGCGCTCGGCGTGGCGCTGGCCGGGGTGATCAACGTGCTGGACATCCCGACGGTGGTGCTCGGCGGGCACCTGGCGCAGGTGGCGGACCTGCTGCGGCCGGAGCTGGAGAGCCGCCTGCGGGAACGCGTGCTGTCCGCGCGGTGGACCCCGCCCGCGATCCACGCGGCGAAGAACATCCCCGCCCCCGGCGCGACCGGCGCCGCGTACCGGGAACTGGCCGGGGTCCTCACCGACCCGGCCCGCTGGCTGCCGTGA
- a CDS encoding PP2C family protein-serine/threonine phosphatase: MPRHLTPTTFEGSGHAGAHVLTESDRLVSASPAGIDAGWDGAPHPALLAAPDGTVHAANEAARLLFPALRPGRLLADCVSAWLCAAHAAGPAVAAGRVDDRTFDAHPVRQPEGPVMWWLVETTELHAAREALRRERERTAFLSAASDALLGSLNVPRTMEVAAELSAGHLADAAWIVAPGTRGRYSAVVCVRGARPCPLTLEIDPDELPGLAEALQGFPPVPSRWIDPAQAPTWIVPEGFGRVGSVVVTPLPGHGVPAGALILLRRTEHHAFTEDEEVFARLFAARSGAAMSAARLFEQQSSITEVLTEELLPPVLEQIGGVEFAGGYRPAQDTDRLGGDFYDVHHLGEGESLALLGDVCGKGLEAAVLTGKIRNTLHALLPMADDHGRMLRLLNSSLLSSHHTRFATLALVSACRHGQEVRLRVTSAGHLPPLVVRADGTVEEVVCRGSLIGVLPEIEVSGQDIVLAPGETCLLYTDGITEARGGPLGGEMFGEARLRRVLGECAGMPAEAVVERVQMLASEWVGGGLHDDMALLAITAPRERHLTAVRGPGSP, from the coding sequence ATGCCGAGGCATCTCACCCCGACCACGTTCGAAGGGAGCGGGCACGCCGGCGCCCACGTCTTGACTGAATCCGACCGTCTCGTCTCCGCCTCCCCCGCCGGGATCGACGCGGGCTGGGACGGTGCGCCGCACCCCGCCCTGCTCGCCGCCCCGGACGGCACCGTCCACGCGGCCAACGAAGCCGCCCGTCTGCTGTTCCCCGCGCTGCGTCCCGGGCGTTTGCTCGCCGACTGCGTCTCGGCCTGGTTGTGTGCCGCCCACGCGGCCGGACCTGCCGTCGCGGCGGGCCGGGTCGACGACCGGACCTTCGACGCGCACCCGGTCCGGCAGCCGGAGGGGCCGGTGATGTGGTGGCTCGTGGAGACCACCGAGCTCCACGCGGCGCGCGAGGCGCTGCGCCGGGAACGGGAACGCACCGCCTTCCTCAGCGCGGCCTCGGACGCGCTGCTCGGGTCACTCAACGTGCCCCGCACCATGGAGGTGGCCGCCGAACTGTCCGCGGGCCACCTCGCCGACGCGGCCTGGATCGTCGCGCCGGGCACGCGCGGCCGCTACTCCGCCGTCGTCTGCGTGCGCGGTGCGCGGCCGTGCCCGCTGACCCTCGAGATCGACCCGGACGAGCTGCCCGGGCTGGCCGAGGCGCTGCAGGGGTTCCCGCCGGTGCCGTCCCGCTGGATCGACCCGGCCCAGGCCCCGACGTGGATCGTGCCGGAGGGGTTCGGCCGGGTCGGCTCGGTCGTGGTGACCCCGCTGCCCGGCCACGGGGTGCCGGCGGGCGCGCTGATCCTGCTGCGCCGCACCGAACACCACGCCTTCACCGAGGACGAAGAGGTGTTCGCGCGCCTGTTCGCCGCCCGCTCCGGCGCGGCGATGTCCGCGGCGCGCCTGTTCGAACAGCAGAGCTCGATCACCGAGGTCCTCACCGAAGAGCTCCTGCCGCCGGTGTTGGAGCAGATCGGCGGGGTCGAGTTCGCCGGCGGGTACCGTCCGGCCCAGGACACCGACCGGCTCGGCGGCGACTTCTACGACGTCCACCACCTCGGGGAAGGCGAGTCGCTGGCCCTGCTCGGCGACGTGTGCGGCAAGGGGCTCGAGGCCGCCGTGCTCACCGGCAAGATCCGCAACACGCTGCACGCGCTGCTGCCGATGGCGGACGACCACGGCCGCATGCTCCGCCTGCTGAACTCGTCGTTGCTCAGTTCGCACCACACGCGGTTCGCCACGCTGGCGCTGGTCTCGGCGTGCCGGCACGGCCAGGAGGTCCGGTTGCGGGTCACCAGCGCCGGGCACCTGCCGCCGCTGGTCGTCCGCGCCGACGGGACGGTCGAAGAGGTCGTCTGCCGCGGCAGCCTGATCGGGGTGCTGCCGGAGATCGAGGTGTCCGGTCAGGACATCGTGCTGGCCCCCGGTGAGACCTGCCTGCTCTACACCGACGGCATCACCGAGGCGCGGGGCGGCCCGCTCGGCGGCGAGATGTTCGGGGAGGCCCGGCTGCGCCGCGTGCTCGGCGAGTGCGCCGGGATGCCCGCCGAGGCGGTCGTCGAGCGCGTGCAGATGCTCGCGAGCGAATGGGTGGGCGGCGGACTGCACGACGACATGGCCCTGCTCGCCATCACCGCCCCGCGCGAGCGGCACCTGACCGCCGTGCGCGGTCCCGGATCACCGTAG
- a CDS encoding B12-binding domain-containing protein: protein MNKTVTQPANTTDHAERLWDAVLDGDEYAATEAVLAALHGGVGTEAVLLDVIGAVQRRVGHEWAANRISVAQEHAATAINERAIVHLVRETPRPRVTRGRITVSCVDGEWHALPARLLAEVLTLRGFRVDYLGAQVPTPHLITHLHRTGPEAVALSGSLPTRLPAAHATISACQAAGVPVIAGGAAFGPDGRWARLLGAEAWAPDARAAADRLADDPLTRPHAPHQPIDDLPHLADQEYTLVRRSSPQLVRAVYAGLEQRLPAMREYTELQRQYTIEDLAHIVDFLSTALYTGDASLFTAFLTWTADILAARGVPPGSLIPALDLLAGELRDFPRATALLAEAREELSGRLGTGQGGPG from the coding sequence ATGAACAAGACCGTGACACAGCCCGCGAACACCACGGACCACGCCGAGCGGCTGTGGGACGCCGTCCTCGACGGCGACGAGTACGCGGCCACCGAGGCGGTGCTGGCCGCGCTGCACGGCGGCGTCGGGACGGAGGCCGTGCTGCTGGACGTCATCGGCGCGGTGCAGCGCCGGGTCGGGCACGAGTGGGCGGCCAACCGGATCAGCGTCGCGCAGGAGCACGCGGCGACGGCCATCAACGAGCGGGCGATCGTCCACCTCGTCCGCGAGACGCCGCGGCCCCGGGTGACCCGCGGGCGCATCACGGTGTCCTGTGTGGACGGTGAATGGCACGCGCTGCCCGCGCGGCTGCTGGCCGAAGTGCTGACGCTGCGCGGGTTCCGGGTCGATTACCTGGGCGCGCAGGTGCCCACCCCGCACCTGATCACGCACCTGCACCGCACCGGGCCGGAGGCGGTCGCGCTGTCCGGTTCGCTGCCCACCCGGCTGCCGGCCGCGCACGCCACGATCAGCGCGTGCCAGGCCGCCGGGGTGCCGGTGATCGCCGGCGGCGCCGCGTTCGGCCCGGACGGCCGGTGGGCGCGGCTGCTGGGCGCGGAGGCGTGGGCGCCCGACGCGCGCGCCGCCGCGGACCGGCTCGCGGACGACCCGCTGACCCGGCCGCACGCCCCGCACCAGCCGATCGACGACCTGCCGCACCTGGCCGACCAGGAGTACACGCTGGTCCGCCGCAGCTCGCCGCAGCTGGTGCGCGCGGTGTACGCCGGGCTCGAACAGCGCCTGCCCGCGATGCGCGAGTACACCGAGCTGCAGCGCCAGTACACCATCGAGGACCTGGCGCACATCGTCGATTTCCTGTCGACCGCGCTCTACACCGGCGACGCCTCGCTGTTCACCGCGTTCCTGACCTGGACCGCCGACATCCTGGCGGCGCGCGGGGTGCCGCCGGGCTCGCTGATCCCGGCGCTGGACCTGCTGGCCGGTGAGCTGCGGGACTTCCCCAGGGCGACCGCGCTGCTGGCGGAGGCGCGGGAGGAGTTGTCCGGTCGCCTCGGGACCGGCCAGGG